One Mycolicibacterium parafortuitum DNA segment encodes these proteins:
- a CDS encoding ammonium transporter, whose product MLLALPDEAFLPFGPDGLSAGDTAWVLTSAALVLLMTPGLAFFYGGLSRQKSVLNMMMMSFGTMGVVSVIYVLWGYSMSFASGHTGESDFFGVFDNPFSLFGLSQLTEVREVDGVDTFVSGGFGTVPAIVWVAFQLTFAVITVALISGAVAERMKFGTWLVFGGIWVTLVYFPLAHMVWGGGLLSGSESGIAAKIFGVDDEGVANVSPIDFAGGTVVHINAGMAALVLAILLGKRAGFGKTPYRPHNIPFVMLGAALLWFGWFGFNVGSEGAADMLAGSVWVNTTAATAAAMLGWLLVERIRDGHATSVGAASGIVAGLVAITPACGSLSAIGSLILGAVAGVLSALAIALKYKFGYDDSLDVVGVHLVAGLWGTVGIGFLALETGLFYGGGFEQLVVQIVIAVVAVVFTAVMTAIIAFIVKPLGWRVSKEDEDTGIDETEHAETAYELA is encoded by the coding sequence GTGCTTTTAGCCTTGCCAGACGAAGCGTTTCTGCCGTTCGGGCCTGATGGCCTGAGCGCGGGGGATACGGCGTGGGTGCTCACGTCGGCGGCGCTGGTGTTGCTCATGACACCGGGCCTGGCGTTCTTCTACGGTGGTTTGTCCCGTCAGAAGTCCGTCCTCAACATGATGATGATGTCGTTCGGCACGATGGGTGTCGTCAGCGTCATCTACGTGCTCTGGGGTTACTCGATGTCGTTCGCCTCCGGTCACACCGGTGAGAGCGACTTCTTCGGAGTCTTCGACAACCCGTTCTCGCTGTTCGGGCTCAGTCAACTGACCGAGGTTCGCGAGGTCGACGGGGTCGACACCTTCGTCTCCGGCGGGTTCGGCACGGTGCCGGCCATCGTCTGGGTGGCCTTCCAGCTGACCTTCGCGGTCATCACCGTCGCGCTGATCAGCGGTGCGGTGGCCGAGCGCATGAAGTTCGGCACCTGGCTGGTTTTCGGCGGCATCTGGGTCACGCTGGTGTACTTCCCCCTGGCACACATGGTTTGGGGTGGCGGCCTGCTGTCGGGTTCCGAGAGTGGAATCGCGGCAAAGATTTTCGGTGTCGACGATGAGGGTGTGGCGAACGTGTCGCCGATCGACTTCGCCGGTGGCACCGTGGTCCACATCAACGCCGGTATGGCCGCGCTGGTGCTGGCGATCCTGCTCGGCAAGCGCGCCGGCTTCGGCAAGACCCCGTACCGCCCGCACAACATCCCGTTCGTGATGCTGGGTGCCGCGCTGCTGTGGTTCGGCTGGTTCGGCTTCAACGTCGGCTCCGAGGGCGCCGCGGACATGCTCGCCGGTTCGGTCTGGGTCAACACCACCGCCGCGACGGCCGCCGCGATGCTCGGCTGGCTTCTGGTGGAGCGCATCCGCGACGGTCACGCCACCAGCGTCGGTGCCGCCTCCGGTATCGTCGCCGGCCTGGTCGCGATCACCCCGGCCTGTGGGTCGCTCAGTGCGATCGGCTCGTTGATCCTCGGTGCGGTCGCGGGTGTGCTGTCCGCGCTCGCCATCGCGCTGAAGTACAAGTTCGGTTACGACGATTCGCTCGACGTCGTCGGCGTGCACTTGGTCGCCGGTCTGTGGGGCACCGTGGGCATCGGCTTCCTGGCTCTGGAGACCGGCCTGTTCTACGGCGGTGGCTTCGAGCAGCTGGTGGTCCAGATCGTCATCGCGGTGGTTGCCGTAGTGTTCACCGCAGTCATGACCGCCATCATCGCCTTCATCGTCAAGCCGCTGGGTTGGCGGGTGTCCAAGGAGGACGAGGACACTGGCATCGATGAGACCGAACACGCCGAAACGGCTTACGAGCTCGCCTGA
- a CDS encoding OsmC family protein, with amino-acid sequence MTELWVERTGVRRYTGRSSRGAEVLVGSEDVEGVFTPGELLKIALAACSGMASDQPMRRRLGDDYDATIRVSGAADREQEVYPLLDEVLEADLSALSDDEKARLLTVVERAIDQVCTVGRTLKQGTKVTFEVKDLGGN; translated from the coding sequence GTGACCGAACTGTGGGTGGAGCGCACCGGGGTGCGTCGCTATACGGGGCGCAGCTCGCGCGGCGCCGAAGTGCTGGTGGGCTCGGAGGACGTCGAGGGCGTCTTCACGCCGGGTGAGCTGCTCAAGATCGCGCTGGCCGCGTGCAGCGGGATGGCCAGCGATCAGCCGATGCGCCGGCGCCTTGGCGACGACTATGACGCCACGATCCGGGTGTCCGGGGCTGCCGACCGCGAGCAGGAGGTCTACCCGCTACTCGACGAGGTGCTGGAGGCCGACCTGTCGGCGCTGTCCGACGACGAGAAGGCCCGGCTGCTCACCGTCGTCGAGCGGGCGATCGACCAGGTGTGCACAGTGGGACGCACGTTGAAGCAGGGAACCAAAGTGACGTTTGAGGTGAAAGATCTTGGGGGAAACTGA
- the rnc gene encoding ribonuclease III, whose amino-acid sequence MTTDRAPLLKALGIDLSEDLLTIALTHRSYSYENGGVPTNERLEFLGDSVLGLTITEELYHRHPDRSEGDLAKLRASIVNTQALADVGRNLSPDGLGAYLLLGKGEENSGGADKSSILADGVESLLGAIYLEHGGAAAREVILRLFSGLLDTAPTLGAGLDWKSSLQELTASLGLGAPSYQVTSTGPDHDKEFTAVVVVGEKVYGTGVGRTKKEAELKAASAAWNALKSAHPDA is encoded by the coding sequence GTGACGACGGACCGGGCGCCCCTGCTCAAAGCGCTGGGGATCGACCTGTCCGAGGACCTGCTCACCATCGCGCTGACCCATCGCAGTTACTCCTACGAGAACGGCGGAGTGCCGACCAACGAGCGGCTGGAGTTCCTCGGCGATTCGGTACTCGGTCTGACGATCACCGAAGAGCTCTATCATCGCCATCCCGACCGCTCCGAGGGCGATCTGGCCAAGCTGCGTGCGAGCATCGTCAACACCCAGGCGCTGGCCGACGTCGGCCGGAACCTGTCCCCAGACGGGCTCGGCGCCTATCTGTTATTGGGCAAAGGCGAGGAGAACTCCGGCGGCGCGGACAAGTCCAGCATCCTCGCCGACGGTGTCGAATCCCTGCTCGGCGCAATCTATCTCGAACACGGCGGGGCCGCGGCGCGCGAAGTCATCCTGCGTCTGTTCAGTGGTCTGCTGGACACCGCGCCGACACTCGGGGCCGGGCTGGACTGGAAGAGCAGCCTGCAGGAACTGACCGCGTCCCTCGGCCTGGGCGCGCCGTCCTATCAGGTCACCTCGACCGGACCCGATCACGACAAGGAGTTCACCGCCGTCGTGGTGGTCGGGGAGAAGGTCTACGGCACGGGCGTCGGCCGCACCAAGAAGGAAGCCGAGCTCAAGGCCGCCTCGGCCGCGTGGAACGCGCTGAAGTCCGCGCATCCGGATGCCTGA
- the fni gene encoding type 2 isopentenyl-diphosphate Delta-isomerase, with protein MTPDPASALQHRKRRHIDVCLTEPVDYQTVTTGLERYRLPYNALTQTDLGTVDLGTEFFGTRLHAPVLIGAMTGGAELSGTINRNLAAAAQRLGVGMMLGSQRVMIDDAVAAKSFDVRGVAPDILVIGNIGLAQVQTSMLPALAAVLDRVGANGLAVHTNPLQEAMQHNGDTDFSGSMARLREVAGSIGYPVMLKEVGHGIGAAAAAQLVDCPVAAVDVAGAGGTSWARIEQFVRYGEVRYPALAEWGIPTAQALTEVRRVLPGVPLVASGGIRTGMDAAKALAMGAEVVAVARPLLAPAVESVHAVVDWLQRFIDELLVCLHGSGAADLAALRERGVTELG; from the coding sequence GTGACGCCCGACCCCGCATCAGCGCTGCAGCACCGCAAGCGCCGCCACATCGACGTCTGCCTGACCGAACCCGTCGACTACCAGACGGTGACGACCGGGCTGGAGCGCTACCGACTGCCTTACAACGCGCTGACCCAGACCGACCTCGGCACCGTCGACCTCGGCACCGAGTTCTTCGGCACCCGACTACACGCACCGGTGCTGATCGGCGCGATGACCGGGGGCGCCGAACTGTCGGGAACCATCAACCGCAACCTCGCGGCGGCCGCGCAGCGGCTCGGCGTCGGGATGATGCTGGGGTCGCAGCGGGTGATGATCGACGACGCGGTCGCGGCGAAGAGCTTCGACGTGCGTGGGGTCGCGCCCGACATCCTGGTGATCGGCAACATCGGGCTGGCCCAGGTGCAGACGTCGATGCTGCCGGCGCTGGCGGCGGTGCTGGACCGCGTCGGCGCCAACGGGCTCGCCGTGCACACCAACCCGCTGCAGGAGGCGATGCAGCACAACGGTGACACCGATTTCTCGGGGTCGATGGCCCGGCTGCGCGAGGTGGCCGGATCGATCGGGTATCCGGTCATGCTCAAAGAGGTCGGCCACGGCATCGGTGCGGCCGCCGCCGCACAGCTCGTCGACTGCCCCGTCGCCGCCGTCGACGTCGCCGGTGCCGGCGGGACGTCGTGGGCGCGCATCGAACAGTTCGTCCGCTACGGCGAGGTGCGCTACCCGGCGCTCGCCGAGTGGGGCATCCCGACCGCGCAGGCGCTGACCGAGGTGCGCCGGGTGCTGCCCGGTGTGCCGCTGGTCGCCTCGGGCGGCATCCGCACCGGGATGGACGCCGCGAAGGCCCTCGCGATGGGCGCCGAGGTGGTCGCCGTCGCCCGGCCGCTGCTCGCTCCCGCCGTGGAATCCGTTCACGCGGTGGTGGATTGGCTGCAACGGTTCATCGACGAGCTGCTCGTATGCCTGCACGGGTCCGGAGCCGCCGACCTGGCCGCGTTGCGCGAGCGCGGTGTCACCGAGCTCGGCTGA
- the mutM gene encoding bifunctional DNA-formamidopyrimidine glycosylase/DNA-(apurinic or apyrimidinic site) lyase, with amino-acid sequence MPELPEVEVVRRGLAAHVVGRTITAVRVHHPRAVRRHEAGPADLTARLLDMTITGTGRRGKYLWLTLGGETAEALVVHLGMSGQMLLGPVPNENHLRIAALLDDGTTVSFVDQRTFGGWMIADLVTVDGTDVPAPVAHIARDPLDPLFDRDAVVKVLRRKHSEIKRQLLDQTVVSGIGNIYADEALWRAKINGARLASGISKAKLAELLDAATAVMTDALGQGGTSFDSLYVNVNGESGYFDRSLDAYGREGEPCRRCGAIMRRDKFMNRSSFYCPRCQPRPRA; translated from the coding sequence ATGCCTGAGCTCCCCGAGGTCGAGGTCGTCCGCCGGGGCCTGGCCGCCCATGTCGTCGGCAGGACCATCACCGCGGTCCGGGTGCACCACCCGCGTGCGGTACGCCGGCACGAGGCCGGCCCGGCTGATCTGACGGCCCGACTGCTCGACATGACGATCACCGGGACCGGGCGGCGGGGGAAGTATCTGTGGCTCACGCTCGGCGGCGAGACCGCTGAGGCCTTGGTGGTTCACCTCGGCATGAGCGGGCAGATGCTGCTCGGACCGGTGCCCAACGAGAACCATCTGCGCATCGCGGCGTTGCTCGACGACGGCACCACGGTGAGCTTCGTCGACCAGCGCACGTTCGGTGGCTGGATGATCGCCGATCTGGTGACGGTGGACGGCACCGATGTGCCCGCGCCCGTCGCGCATATCGCCCGCGACCCGCTGGACCCGTTGTTCGACCGCGACGCCGTGGTGAAGGTGTTGCGCCGCAAGCATTCCGAGATCAAACGGCAGTTGCTGGACCAGACCGTGGTGTCGGGGATCGGCAACATCTACGCCGACGAGGCGCTGTGGCGGGCGAAGATCAACGGCGCCCGGCTCGCGTCGGGGATCTCGAAGGCCAAGCTCGCCGAGCTGCTCGACGCCGCGACCGCGGTGATGACCGACGCGCTCGGCCAGGGTGGCACGTCGTTCGACTCGCTCTATGTCAACGTCAACGGCGAGTCCGGGTACTTCGACCGCTCGCTGGACGCGTACGGCCGCGAGGGTGAGCCGTGCCGGCGCTGCGGTGCGATCATGCGGCGCGACAAGTTCATGAACCGCTCGTCCTTCTACTGCCCGCGCTGCCAACCCCGCCCCCGCGCCTAG
- the smc gene encoding chromosome segregation protein SMC, giving the protein MHLKSLTLKGFKSFASPTTLRFEPGITCVVGPNGSGKSNVVDALTWVMGEQGAKTLRGGKMEDVIFAGTSSRAPLGRAEVTLTIDNSDNALPIEYSEVSITRRMFRDGAGEYEINGSRCRLADVQELLSDSGIGREMHVIVGQGKLSEILESRPEDRRAFIEEAAGVLKHRKRKEKAVRKLDSMAANLARLTDLTTELRRQLKPLGRQAEMARRAQTIQADLRDARLRLAADDLVTRKAEFDNTNHAETTLRKEHEELTERLEIRAAELGEHERAVGELSLRADAAQQRWFRLSALAERVGATVRIATERAQHLDAEPDFSAGPDPDELEAQADAVAEQEQQLLEELAESQARLESARAELSEREQVAAEAERAHMAAARAEADRREGLARLSGQVDTMRTRVESADETLARLTAGIDEAAARAQQTQAEFETVQGRVAELDAGEVGLDEQHDRSVTALRLADERVAELQAAERAAERQVASLQARIDALSVGLDRRDGAAWLQQNHSGAGLLGSIANLVKVRPGHEAAIAAVLGAAADALAAEDSTAARAAVAALKESDGGRAALVLGDWPAQEPVAGQLPAGAVWAVDLAEPAAPVRGAVTAMLAGVAVVGDLAAALDLVAAQPHLRAVTADGDLVGAGWVSGGSDRKPSTLEIQSEVDKARAELTRAERQVGELSAALSGALDEQSARQDAAEQALAALNESDAAISSIYEQLGRLGQDARAADDEWQRLIRQRDEMEAARNRTVAELAELEQRLHQAQQEPMFDAEVVDRSESTAAAEAARAAEVEARLAVRTAEERANAVRGRADSLRRAAVAEREARARALRAREARVHAAAVADAVADAGRLVARRLAAAVEVASRVRDEVAAERQVRAGALTTAREEVNELTTRIAALTDALHRDEVAKAQAALRIEQLEEQVLEQFGMAADDLVAEYGPGVALPPSELEMAEYEQAKERGEQVTAPAPMPYDRPTQERRAKRAEKELKELGRVNPLALEEFAALEERYNFLSTQLEDVKAARKDLLDVIADVDTRILQVFTEAYMDVEREFTQVFATLFPGGEGRLLLTNPADMLTTGIEVEARPPGKKIKRLSLLSGGEKSLTAVAMLVAIFRARPSPFYVMDEVEAALDDVNLRRLISLFEQLRERSQLIVITHQKPTMEVADALYGVTMQGDGITTVISQRMRGQELVASSS; this is encoded by the coding sequence ATGCATCTGAAGAGTCTGACGCTGAAGGGCTTCAAGTCCTTCGCCTCGCCGACGACTCTGCGCTTCGAGCCGGGCATCACCTGCGTCGTCGGCCCGAACGGGTCGGGGAAGTCCAACGTCGTCGACGCGCTCACCTGGGTGATGGGCGAACAGGGCGCCAAGACCCTGCGCGGCGGCAAGATGGAGGACGTCATCTTCGCCGGGACGTCCTCGCGAGCCCCGCTGGGCCGCGCCGAGGTGACGCTGACCATCGACAACTCCGACAACGCGCTGCCGATCGAGTACTCCGAGGTGTCGATCACCCGCCGGATGTTCCGTGACGGTGCCGGTGAGTACGAGATCAACGGCAGCCGTTGCCGTTTGGCCGATGTCCAGGAACTGCTCAGCGACTCCGGCATCGGCCGTGAGATGCATGTGATCGTCGGCCAGGGCAAGCTGTCGGAGATCCTGGAATCGCGGCCCGAGGACCGGCGGGCGTTCATCGAGGAGGCCGCGGGCGTTCTCAAACACCGCAAGCGCAAAGAGAAGGCCGTCCGCAAGCTCGACTCGATGGCCGCCAATCTGGCCCGGCTGACCGACCTGACCACCGAGCTGCGCCGCCAGCTCAAACCGCTGGGCCGCCAGGCGGAGATGGCCAGGCGCGCCCAGACCATCCAGGCCGACCTGCGCGACGCCCGGCTGCGGCTGGCCGCCGACGACCTGGTCACCCGCAAGGCCGAGTTCGACAACACCAACCACGCCGAGACGACGCTGCGCAAGGAACACGAGGAGCTCACCGAGCGGCTGGAGATCAGGGCCGCCGAACTCGGCGAACACGAGCGCGCGGTCGGGGAGCTCAGCCTGCGTGCCGACGCCGCCCAGCAGCGCTGGTTCCGGCTGTCGGCGCTGGCCGAACGCGTCGGTGCGACGGTGCGCATCGCGACCGAGCGCGCCCAGCACCTCGACGCCGAGCCGGATTTCTCTGCCGGACCCGATCCCGACGAGCTCGAAGCCCAGGCCGACGCGGTCGCAGAACAGGAACAGCAGCTGCTCGAAGAGCTCGCCGAATCCCAGGCGCGGCTGGAGTCCGCCCGCGCCGAGCTCTCCGAACGCGAGCAGGTGGCCGCCGAGGCCGAACGCGCGCACATGGCCGCGGCCCGCGCCGAAGCCGACCGGCGCGAGGGGCTGGCCCGGTTGTCCGGCCAGGTCGACACGATGCGCACCCGGGTCGAGTCCGCCGACGAGACCCTGGCCCGGCTGACCGCGGGCATCGACGAGGCCGCGGCCCGCGCGCAGCAGACCCAGGCCGAGTTCGAGACCGTGCAGGGCCGGGTGGCCGAACTCGACGCCGGTGAGGTCGGCCTCGACGAGCAGCACGACCGCAGCGTGACCGCACTGCGGCTGGCCGACGAGCGCGTCGCCGAACTGCAGGCCGCCGAGCGCGCCGCCGAGCGGCAGGTTGCATCGCTGCAGGCCCGCATCGATGCCCTGTCGGTCGGCCTGGACCGCCGCGACGGTGCCGCATGGCTGCAGCAGAACCACAGTGGCGCAGGACTTCTGGGTTCCATCGCGAATCTGGTGAAGGTACGGCCCGGCCACGAGGCGGCGATCGCCGCGGTGCTGGGGGCGGCCGCCGACGCGCTGGCCGCCGAGGACTCGACCGCGGCCCGCGCCGCCGTCGCCGCGCTCAAGGAATCCGACGGTGGCCGCGCGGCGCTGGTGCTCGGCGACTGGCCGGCCCAGGAGCCGGTCGCCGGACAGCTCCCCGCCGGTGCGGTGTGGGCGGTGGACCTGGCCGAACCCGCCGCTCCGGTACGGGGTGCGGTGACAGCCATGCTCGCGGGCGTCGCAGTGGTCGGCGACCTCGCTGCCGCGCTGGATCTTGTTGCCGCACAACCCCATCTGCGTGCGGTGACCGCCGACGGCGACCTGGTCGGCGCCGGCTGGGTCAGCGGCGGGTCCGATCGTAAACCCAGCACGCTGGAGATCCAGTCCGAGGTCGACAAGGCCCGTGCCGAGCTCACCCGCGCCGAACGTCAGGTCGGCGAACTGTCCGCGGCGCTGTCCGGTGCACTCGACGAACAGTCCGCCCGTCAGGACGCCGCCGAACAGGCGCTGGCCGCACTCAACGAATCCGATGCCGCGATCTCGTCGATCTATGAGCAGCTCGGCCGGCTCGGCCAGGATGCGCGCGCCGCCGACGACGAATGGCAGCGACTGATCCGGCAGCGCGACGAGATGGAGGCCGCGCGCAACCGCACGGTCGCCGAGCTCGCCGAACTCGAACAGCGGCTGCATCAGGCCCAGCAGGAGCCGATGTTCGACGCCGAGGTCGTCGACCGTTCGGAGTCGACCGCCGCCGCCGAGGCGGCGCGGGCCGCGGAGGTGGAAGCCCGGCTGGCGGTGCGCACCGCCGAGGAACGCGCCAATGCTGTTCGCGGACGCGCTGATTCGCTACGCCGCGCCGCGGTGGCCGAACGCGAGGCACGGGCCAGGGCGCTGCGCGCCCGGGAGGCGCGCGTGCACGCCGCCGCGGTCGCCGACGCGGTCGCCGACGCCGGCCGGCTGGTCGCCCGGCGCCTCGCCGCGGCGGTCGAGGTCGCATCGCGGGTGCGTGACGAAGTCGCCGCCGAGCGGCAGGTTCGCGCCGGTGCGCTGACGACGGCACGCGAAGAGGTCAACGAACTCACCACGCGGATCGCCGCGCTGACCGACGCGCTGCACCGTGACGAGGTGGCCAAAGCGCAAGCGGCCCTTCGTATCGAGCAGCTCGAAGAACAGGTGCTCGAGCAGTTCGGCATGGCCGCCGACGATCTGGTCGCCGAGTACGGTCCCGGCGTCGCGCTGCCTCCGTCGGAGCTGGAGATGGCCGAGTACGAGCAGGCCAAGGAGCGCGGCGAGCAGGTCACCGCACCGGCGCCGATGCCGTATGACCGGCCCACCCAGGAGCGCCGGGCCAAACGTGCGGAGAAGGAGCTCAAGGAACTCGGCCGGGTGAATCCGCTTGCGCTGGAAGAGTTCGCCGCGCTGGAGGAGCGCTACAACTTCCTGTCGACCCAGCTCGAGGACGTCAAGGCCGCCCGCAAGGATCTGCTCGACGTGATCGCCGACGTCGACACCCGGATCCTGCAGGTGTTCACCGAGGCATACATGGACGTGGAGCGCGAGTTCACCCAGGTGTTCGCCACGTTGTTCCCCGGCGGCGAGGGCCGGCTGCTGCTGACCAACCCCGCCGACATGCTGACCACCGGCATCGAGGTGGAAGCCCGGCCGCCGGGCAAGAAGATCAAACGGCTCTCACTGCTCTCGGGCGGTGAGAAGTCGCTGACCGCGGTGGCCATGCTGGTCGCGATCTTCCGGGCCCGCCCGTCCCCGTTCTACGTGATGGACGAGGTCGAGGCGGCGCTCGACGATGTGAACCTGCGCCGGTTGATCAGCTTGTTCGAGCAACTTCGCGAACGCTCCCAGCTGATCGTGATCACCCACCAGAAGCCGACGATGGAGGTCGCCGACGCGCTGTACGGCGTCACGATGCAGGGCGACGGCATCACCACGGTGATCTCGCAGCGGATGCGGGGTCAGGAACTGGTCGCCAGCTCGTCCTGA
- a CDS encoding acylphosphatase, giving the protein MGETDIRLTAWVHGYVQGVGFRWWTRSRALELGLTGYAANKPDGRVQVVAQGPRAACERLLALLTGGETPGHVDKVISDWSEPSDALSGFTER; this is encoded by the coding sequence TTGGGGGAAACTGACATCCGCCTGACCGCCTGGGTGCACGGTTACGTCCAGGGCGTCGGTTTCCGCTGGTGGACCCGGTCGCGGGCGCTGGAACTGGGCCTGACCGGCTATGCGGCCAACAAACCCGACGGCCGGGTGCAGGTCGTCGCGCAGGGTCCGCGGGCGGCCTGTGAACGCCTTCTGGCGCTGCTCACCGGCGGTGAGACGCCCGGTCACGTCGACAAGGTGATCTCCGACTGGTCCGAACCGTCCGACGCGCTCTCGGGCTTCACCGAGCGCTGA
- the ftsY gene encoding signal recognition particle-docking protein FtsY — translation MSEGLWIAIAVIAVLLVVALVVGLVRYRRRQIKLSAPDTATPVDRSGGYTASSSITFSQSAPAETTPKVPPKAPAPPKAPERIDTTGLPAVGDDATIPRDAPKRPIADVRLPEPPVEDRTPVPPVERPAPPAEPAPEPVTEAPAPEPAPEAEPAAEPVAEAPAAPDLDSIAPTEGRLDRLRGRLAKSQNTLGRSMLGLIGGGDLDEDSWEEVEDTLLISDLGPVVTESVIAALREKMASSRVRTEADARAVLREVLISELHPDLDRSIRALPHADKPSVLLVVGVNGTGKTTTVGKLARVLVADGRRVVLGAADTFRAAAADQLQSWASRVGAQVVRGPEGADPASVAFDAVDKGIADGADVVVIDTAGRLHTKTGLMDELGKVKRVVGKRAEVDEVLLVLDATIGQNSLPQARVFAEAVHITGVVLTKLDGTAKGGIVFRVQQELGVPVKLVGLGEGPDDLAPFEPAAFVDALLG, via the coding sequence GTGAGTGAAGGTCTCTGGATCGCGATCGCGGTCATCGCCGTTCTGCTGGTAGTCGCGCTTGTCGTCGGGCTGGTGCGGTACCGCCGCCGCCAGATCAAGCTGTCGGCTCCAGACACTGCCACTCCCGTCGATCGGTCGGGCGGCTATACCGCCTCGTCAAGTATCACGTTCTCGCAGTCGGCTCCGGCGGAAACCACGCCCAAAGTCCCGCCCAAGGCGCCGGCCCCGCCGAAGGCCCCCGAACGTATCGACACCACCGGCTTACCCGCCGTCGGCGATGATGCCACCATTCCGCGCGATGCGCCGAAACGTCCGATCGCCGACGTCAGGCTCCCCGAGCCCCCTGTCGAGGACCGCACCCCGGTGCCGCCCGTCGAGCGCCCGGCCCCGCCGGCCGAACCGGCGCCAGAACCCGTCACCGAGGCGCCCGCACCCGAACCGGCCCCTGAGGCCGAACCTGCCGCCGAACCCGTCGCCGAGGCACCCGCGGCGCCCGACCTCGATTCCATCGCGCCGACCGAGGGGCGCCTGGACCGGCTGCGCGGGCGGCTGGCCAAATCCCAGAACACCCTCGGGCGCAGCATGCTGGGCCTCATCGGCGGTGGCGACCTCGACGAGGATTCCTGGGAGGAGGTCGAGGACACACTGCTGATCTCCGACCTCGGCCCCGTCGTCACCGAATCGGTGATCGCGGCGCTGCGCGAGAAGATGGCCAGCAGCCGGGTGCGCACCGAAGCCGATGCCCGCGCCGTGCTGCGCGAGGTGCTGATCTCCGAGCTGCACCCCGACCTCGACCGCTCGATCAGGGCGCTGCCGCACGCCGACAAACCGTCGGTGCTGCTGGTGGTCGGCGTCAACGGCACCGGCAAGACGACCACCGTCGGCAAGCTGGCCCGCGTACTCGTCGCCGACGGACGGCGCGTGGTGCTCGGCGCGGCGGACACCTTCCGCGCGGCGGCGGCCGATCAGTTGCAGTCGTGGGCGTCGCGCGTCGGCGCGCAGGTGGTGCGCGGACCCGAGGGCGCCGACCCCGCGTCGGTGGCGTTCGACGCGGTCGACAAGGGCATCGCCGACGGTGCCGACGTGGTGGTCATCGACACCGCGGGCCGGCTGCACACCAAGACCGGCCTGATGGACGAACTCGGCAAGGTCAAGCGCGTGGTGGGTAAGCGCGCCGAGGTCGACGAGGTGCTGCTGGTGCTGGACGCGACGATCGGACAGAACAGCCTCCCGCAGGCCCGGGTGTTCGCCGAGGCGGTCCACATCACCGGCGTGGTTCTGACGAAGCTCGACGGGACGGCCAAGGGCGGCATCGTGTTCCGCGTCCAACAGGAACTCGGGGTGCCCGTCAAGTTGGTCGGGCTCGGTGAGGGCCCCGACGATCTGGCCCCGTTCGAGCCCGCCGCGTTCGTCGACGCACTGCTCGGCTGA
- a CDS encoding YceD family protein, translated as MATHVSAAAHRSSRSPLVIDISRLGRRPGSMITVDTTVPSPLRIGVELIAVEEGAPLTMDLRLESVSEGVLVTGTVSAPTSGECARCLKPISGEVEIDLTELFAYPDSATDETTEADEVPRVGRDGGAETVDLEQTVIDAIGLVLPFSPVCGPDCQGLCPDCGIALEDAEPGHHHEKIDPRWAKLADFRDGGEDDK; from the coding sequence ATGGCGACGCACGTTAGCGCGGCGGCGCACCGGTCGTCACGGTCGCCGCTCGTGATCGACATCTCTCGGCTCGGCCGGCGTCCCGGCTCGATGATCACCGTGGACACCACCGTGCCGAGCCCTCTGCGGATCGGCGTCGAACTCATCGCCGTCGAAGAGGGCGCACCGTTGACGATGGACCTGCGGCTGGAATCGGTGTCCGAAGGCGTGCTCGTCACCGGGACGGTATCGGCCCCCACGTCGGGGGAGTGCGCACGCTGCCTCAAACCGATCTCCGGTGAGGTCGAGATCGATCTGACCGAGCTGTTCGCCTACCCGGACAGCGCCACCGACGAGACCACCGAGGCCGACGAGGTTCCCCGCGTCGGCCGTGACGGTGGTGCCGAGACCGTCGACCTGGAGCAGACGGTGATCGACGCGATCGGGCTGGTGCTGCCGTTCTCACCGGTGTGCGGCCCGGATTGCCAGGGGTTGTGCCCCGACTGCGGGATCGCCCTGGAGGACGCCGAGCCCGGGCACCATCACGAGAAGATCGACCCGCGCTGGGCCAAACTGGCCGATTTCCGCGACGGCGGCGAGGACGACAAGTGA